Genomic window (Shewanella psychropiezotolerans):
ATCTGGGGCGAATGCATTGAAAGTATTGCATAAATCTACGCCCTATGATGTTCATGAGCGTAATTTCCCAGTAGGGAAAGTGGTGACGACGGTATTTGCCAAAACACAGGTGATTATTCGTCGTACTGGGCCTGAAAGTTGGGAGTTGACGGTTCGAAGAAGCTTTGCTGCCTATGTGTGGCAGTGGTTAACGGATGCTTCAAAAGAATATGGAGTAGAGGTCAGCGCCTAGTGTTTGGTTGACATTTTTGTTGGGAACTTTGGTTCAAAATTGAACCAAAGTTCATCGTTTCAGGCTTAATTAAAGAGATATAATCGTGGGAAATAATGAAAACACTTGGATATTAACCGCCCAGTGTCCAAGTTGTCTTGGCACTGTCGATGTTGTTACTCGCTTTCTTGCTGAGAATAGTTGCTACATTGTGGACATACAATCATTTGATGATCGTGAACTTAATCTTTTCTGCATTCGTGTCCAATTTCGTCCACTCAATGAAGAATTCACCCCTGATGTCTTTGAGCAAACATTTCAAGCGCGGGCTCATAAGTTTGATATGACCTGGTCGTTAACAGAGCCAAATCATAAAACTCGTGTGGCGATCATGGTTTCAAAATATGACCATTGTTTAAATGATTTACTATATCGATATAGAACGAATGCATTACCTATTGATATTGCGGTTATTATTTCTAATCATCCTGATTTGAAAGCCTTAGCCGAATGGCATGGTATCGATTATTACCATCTACCTATTACGGCTGAGACTAAACCTCAGCAAGAAAAGCAAGTACTGGAAGTTGTGCAGCAATACGCTTGTGAACTGGTTGTGCTTGCTCGTTATATGCAGGTTTTATCTGCCGATATGTGCTCCAAGCTCAGCGGTAAAGCCATTAATATCCATCATTCTCTGCTACCTGGTTTTAAAGGCGCTAAACCTTATCATCAAGCGTGGGATAAAGGGGTGAAACTGGTTGGGGCAACCGCTCATTATGTTAATGACGATCTCGATGAAGGACCTATTATTACTCAAGGTGTTCAGGCTGTTGGTCATAGTCACTATCCGGAAGATCTGGTCGCAAAGGGGCAAGATATAGAAAGTCAGACATTAGCCAGAGCGATTAAATATCATATCGAGAAACGGGTGTTTTTATGTGGCAACCGAACCGTTGTTTTTGCTGATTAAATTTATATTTAATCGATCTGCCGACGGAAGTTTAATCGATTTATTCGGACAAATAAAATGGGATATTAGTCTTTTTATGTAGCGCTTATGATATGTGTTCTATTTTTGCACATTTGTCATTGTACACCTAATACTGACTTATATATTGCTTTGGCGGTCGGCCTAAGGTTTTCTTGAAAAAAGTGATGAAGGCGCTAACTGACTCATAGCCCAAATCTTCAGATACCCTTTGTACCGAATATCCCGATGACAGTTTCTGCAGGGCGATGACGATATGCAGCTGACCTCGCCAGCGGCCGAAGGTGACGCCGATTTCTTGTTTAACCAGACGCGCCAATGTTCTCTCACTCATGGCAAATTTCGCCGCCCACTGGCCAATTGTTTCCCTATTGTCGGGCTGTGCAATCAAGTCTTGGGCAATTTTATTGAGTCTTGGCTCCTTAGGTATGGGGAAATCAAATTGCTCTGTAGGCATTTTGACTAGCTCATGCATCAGCACATCGACAAGCTTAGCCGTAGCACTCTTGGGTCCGTAGTCCTGTGGCAAGCTGGTTAAGTGTAAGATCAACTCTCTTACCAGCGGAGAGATGGACAGGGTACAGCTCTTTTGGGGCAAGTTGGGTAATTGAGGGTCGATAAACAGCATGCAGACCTGTGCATCCGGCGATATCCTGTTGCTGTGGGGGACCAGACTTGGGATCCACACCGCGCAATGAGTCGGCACCATCCAGATCCCGTCGTCGATGTTGCAAGTCACATGACCATGAGTCGCCAGCACTAGCTGTCCCTTTCTGTGACGGTGGAAGGGGGTCTCACATTCCCTGTCTCCGCCTCTTAGCTTCAAAGAGACCACCTTTTGTGGGTATTGGTCCGAGTCAAATTCGGGGAATAATGCATCTGTCGACATAGGTTTGTCAGTATTTAGCAATAAAATGTCAATATAGCTCAATTCGGCTGTTGGTTTAAAGGCTAGAGTAGCGATATTCTTCTTGTTGGAGCGCTTCATGACCAAAGAACATCAAACCTTGGCCACTAAATCGATTTTTCTTATTCTGGGTATCTTACTTATTGCGGCTAACTTACGTGGCCCCATCACCAGCGTGGCCCCCTTGCTGGACTCGATCCGCAGCTCTCTGGATTTAACCGCAACTCAAGCGGGCTTGCTCACGACCTTGCCCTTGCTCGCGTTCGCGTTTATGTCGCCATTATCCTCTAAAATTGGTCACAAAATAGGATTAGAGCGTGCGCTTATGACGGCGCTCGTCCTTATTCTCGTTGGGATCATAGTGCGGGCGCTAGGCTCGACCAGTGCACTCTTGTTCGGCACTTTTGTCATTGGAGCCGGCATTGCCATTGCCAATGTGCTCTTGCCCAGTCTGCTCAAACGTGACTTTCCCACCAGAGTGGCGACACTCACGGCTGTCTATGTACTTACCATGGGAATAGGGTCGGCGATTAGCTCGGCTGTGGCGGTACCCATGTCGAATCTTGCCGAGCATTTAAGCATCTCATTTATGCCTGATTGGGCCTTTGCTCTGGTTAGTGTGATCTTGTTCCCCATACTTTCAATCCTGTTTTGGTTGCCTCAGATGCGGGAGCGTACTGCTCCTGAAAAAAATACTGCCAGACTCGATTCCCATAGCTATGTCTGGCGTTCTCCCTTGGCCTGGCAATTGACATTTTTTCTGGGGTTAAATTCATTCGTGACCTATATCATCATAGGTTGGTTGCCCAGCATGCTGATGGATGCAGGCTACTCTGAGGTTGAGGCTGGGTTTAACGCGGGTTTGCTGCAACTGGCGACAGCGCTTCCGGCTATCGCGCTCATTCCTATCATGGGCAAGTTAAAAAATCAGAGCCTGCTCGCCTTCGGCACTGCACTTATCGCCTTAACCGGCATCTTGGGCCTCTTGTTACTGCCACAATTTGCCACCGTGTGGGTATTGGTGTTTGGTTTTGGTGGGGGAGCAGGCTTCATCGTCGGCTTATCCTGTATCAGCCACCGCACTCACCATACACATCAGGCGGCCGCATTATCTGGCATGGCGCAGTGTGTGGGTTATCTGCTGGCGGCAACGGGGCCTATTCTCATCGGTTCTGTGCATGATACGACGGGGAGCTGGAGCTTACCCTTAATTCTGTGTGCGATAGCTTGTGTGCTGTGCAGTGTGTGCGGCTTTTTGGCTGGGCGGGATCGTATTATTGAACATAAGCCGAGTATCACCATGAAAGTCGCCGATGCTGGAGTGGTCTAGACAGATGTGGAATTTTTAAGGGGGATTGGTCATTTTACGCCGATGGCGCTTCAAGTTATCGGCCCGGCCCTGTTATAATGAGCTCACTTCTCTGTTTTGCCGCATTTTCCTATTGAGCAATTACTTTCTTTTGAGTGCTTATGTTGAGTGTTTCATATTAAGCGCCTTGTGTTAGCTAATGTGATCTAAGGCTTAAACAGTTATTTACTCGTTATTATGTTGAGACCCAAAATGTCATTCTCCAATCTTGGATTAAGCGATCCGATTTTAACATCCCTGGCCGAGCTGGGCTATTCATCGCCAACGCCAATTCAAGCCGAAGCGATCCCGCTGGCCTTAAAAGGCAAGAACTTGATCGCGGCGGCTCAGACGGGCAGCGGTAAGACAGCCACGTTTGTATTGCCTATGCTTGAGATGTTGGCAAAAGGGGAAACCCAACGTAAGAAACGTGTTCGTGCACTTATTCTCACTCCCACAAGGGAGCTCGCGGTTCAGGTCTGCAACAGCATAGAGGCTTATGGCAAGTACCTTAACCTTAAGGCTTTAGCGGTATATGGCGGCGTTGATTACGAGCCGCAGAAACAGGCTTTGATCGAAGGCATAGACATAGTCGTTGCCACTCCGGGTCGCTTGAGGGATTTGTATACCCAAAGATCTATTCATTTCGATGAAATCGAAATGTTAGTGCTCGATGAAGCCGACAGAATGCTGGATATGGGCTTTATCGAAGATATCACTAAGATCATAGATACCTTGCCGGTAGACAGGCAAAACCTCTTGTTCTCGGCGACCTTATCGCGTCAGGTCAGGGAACTTGCCAAAGAGACCATTCCTAATGCCATCCAGCTCTCCGTCACTAAGAAAAGTGAGGGTAAGCCCAATATTGATCAGTGGTTAGTGACGGTGGATAAAGATAAGAAGTCGGCGTTATTGAGCCATCTGATCAAAGAAAAAAGCTGGCAGCAGGCGCTTATTTTTATCGAAACTAAACACGGCGCGGCTAAGCTCGTGACTCAGCTTGAGAAACGGGGCATTCAAGCCGAGTGCATCCACAGTGGTCGTGCTCAGGCCATTCGAGAGCAGATCTTGGCGGATTTCAAGTCGGGTAAGATACAGTTTCTTATCTCTACCGGGATCTCCGCTCGAGGCATAGATATCGATGAGCTGCCGTTAGTGATCAACTATGACTTACCTTATCCTGCCGATGAGTACGTGCATCGTATCGGTCGTACCGGACGCGCGGGCGCCGCCGGTGAGGCGATATCTTTGGTGTCTAAAGATGATTTCAAGAATCTGTGCATGATTGAAAAGCGTTTAGATCACTTGATCGAAAGAAAAGTGGTTGAAGGGTTTGAGCCACGTAAAGAAGTACCTGTCTCAGTGTTAAATTTCGTGCCTAAGAATAAGCCGGCTAGAGATGATTCAAAAGATAACCGGGTTAAGCCAAAAGATAAGCGCACGGCATCGAAATCCAGCGCGTCGACTCACAGCTCAGGCAGGTCATCGACACTTAAACAAACTGACAAAAAAGAGAGTTCAGCCGATAACAAGTTGCCGCTTAATCCCTGGGGTCGATAGCCCATATCCATGCCAAGAATCAAGAATCCAGTTAGCGAACGCTAAACTTCATCGAGATTTTTTCGAATAAAAGCTCGAATGAAACAGCAAGGTGGGTGAATTCACCTGCCTTTTTAGGTTTGTATTTTTGGCCTATTCATTATGCCATTGATATGATTCAGGACGTAGCGACAATATCTTAGATTCTAACGGTTTAAGCTTAATGCCTATCGACCCAGAGCCTGTGTCATCAATCACAAGAGCGTGGGTTTTGAGTCTTTTTAGCGGCTGATTTAACGGCTCTGCAAGCAAATCTTTCAAAGGGTAATGACCGGGTTTGACTTGCCACTGAGCGATCAAGTCTGCAGGTAGCTTGAGTGTAAACGCTTTGCCTTGTGAACGAGAGAAGTTACTGACAATCATTAACTGCTGCTCTTGACTGAAACGGGCGAAGGCGAACGTCATCTCATCATAATCTGATTTAGAGCCAGAGTCTGATTGACCCATTTGATTCGCTTGCCTATGGGCTTGACTGAGATGTTCGCTCCTATGAGCACGATTTACTGTATCTAAATCATAGTATTCACCCAGCAAGGCGGGGGCCGTGTGGCTAAGGTTTAACAGGCGGGCGTAATAATTCCTGAGTGCTAGCTCACTCCTGGTTGACTGTCCGCCATCGAACTTACCATCATTCATAAAGCGCTGATGTGCCGGCACGCCGATATAATCGAAGATGCTGGTACGGGAAGGCGCACCAAAGCCCGGGTTCTCGCTGCCATCTTCTCCGACTTCTTGGCCAAAATAGATGAGCGTCGGCGCCTTGCTTATGCTGGCTGACACCACCATGGCGGGCAGGGCGGCGAAAGGATCGCCGGCAAATTCTGGGCTGGATATTCGTTG
Coding sequences:
- a CDS encoding MFS transporter, with protein sequence MTKEHQTLATKSIFLILGILLIAANLRGPITSVAPLLDSIRSSLDLTATQAGLLTTLPLLAFAFMSPLSSKIGHKIGLERALMTALVLILVGIIVRALGSTSALLFGTFVIGAGIAIANVLLPSLLKRDFPTRVATLTAVYVLTMGIGSAISSAVAVPMSNLAEHLSISFMPDWAFALVSVILFPILSILFWLPQMRERTAPEKNTARLDSHSYVWRSPLAWQLTFFLGLNSFVTYIIIGWLPSMLMDAGYSEVEAGFNAGLLQLATALPAIALIPIMGKLKNQSLLAFGTALIALTGILGLLLLPQFATVWVLVFGFGGGAGFIVGLSCISHRTHHTHQAAALSGMAQCVGYLLAATGPILIGSVHDTTGSWSLPLILCAIACVLCSVCGFLAGRDRIIEHKPSITMKVADAGVV
- a CDS encoding AraC family transcriptional regulator, coding for MSTDALFPEFDSDQYPQKVVSLKLRGGDRECETPFHRHRKGQLVLATHGHVTCNIDDGIWMVPTHCAVWIPSLVPHSNRISPDAQVCMLFIDPQLPNLPQKSCTLSISPLVRELILHLTSLPQDYGPKSATAKLVDVLMHELVKMPTEQFDFPIPKEPRLNKIAQDLIAQPDNRETIGQWAAKFAMSERTLARLVKQEIGVTFGRWRGQLHIVIALQKLSSGYSVQRVSEDLGYESVSAFITFFKKTLGRPPKQYISQY
- the purU gene encoding formyltetrahydrofolate deformylase encodes the protein MGNNENTWILTAQCPSCLGTVDVVTRFLAENSCYIVDIQSFDDRELNLFCIRVQFRPLNEEFTPDVFEQTFQARAHKFDMTWSLTEPNHKTRVAIMVSKYDHCLNDLLYRYRTNALPIDIAVIISNHPDLKALAEWHGIDYYHLPITAETKPQQEKQVLEVVQQYACELVVLARYMQVLSADMCSKLSGKAINIHHSLLPGFKGAKPYHQAWDKGVKLVGATAHYVNDDLDEGPIITQGVQAVGHSHYPEDLVAKGQDIESQTLARAIKYHIEKRVFLCGNRTVVFAD
- a CDS encoding DEAD/DEAH box helicase; its protein translation is MSFSNLGLSDPILTSLAELGYSSPTPIQAEAIPLALKGKNLIAAAQTGSGKTATFVLPMLEMLAKGETQRKKRVRALILTPTRELAVQVCNSIEAYGKYLNLKALAVYGGVDYEPQKQALIEGIDIVVATPGRLRDLYTQRSIHFDEIEMLVLDEADRMLDMGFIEDITKIIDTLPVDRQNLLFSATLSRQVRELAKETIPNAIQLSVTKKSEGKPNIDQWLVTVDKDKKSALLSHLIKEKSWQQALIFIETKHGAAKLVTQLEKRGIQAECIHSGRAQAIREQILADFKSGKIQFLISTGISARGIDIDELPLVINYDLPYPADEYVHRIGRTGRAGAAGEAISLVSKDDFKNLCMIEKRLDHLIERKVVEGFEPRKEVPVSVLNFVPKNKPARDDSKDNRVKPKDKRTASKSSASTHSSGRSSTLKQTDKKESSADNKLPLNPWGR